From the Sphingomonas mesophila genome, one window contains:
- a CDS encoding MlaD family protein: METRSNFRLVLAVVAILFLGLAFFAFYISGESRSLDARYHVHFTKSVSGLDVGSGVTLSGVPVGRIEAISIDPLNPEIVLITLALNEKVPIRRGVRADISRSLMSGDATLVLIPSSEGPLINPVGRDDIGRILAVSKRSSGDPAQEAMSVARKLDGVVDSLDAEGQQKISATLEGVVEQTAEWEKTASRLTRSIKPRSIRMVADGISGAGRTAERLSRSIESADGDVARARARIRSFGEGADNFSRSLEEARPSIQQTSRQLRQSEKTIRGIRANVATGKDTIEDILPDGK; the protein is encoded by the coding sequence ATGGAGACGCGATCCAACTTCCGGTTGGTACTGGCGGTCGTGGCAATACTGTTTCTCGGCCTCGCGTTTTTCGCTTTTTATATTTCGGGCGAATCGCGGTCGCTTGACGCGCGCTATCATGTCCATTTTACGAAGAGCGTATCAGGCCTGGATGTCGGATCCGGTGTCACCTTGTCAGGCGTTCCAGTGGGTCGAATTGAAGCAATCTCAATCGACCCGCTCAATCCAGAAATAGTTTTGATCACGCTGGCGCTGAATGAAAAGGTGCCGATACGACGCGGTGTTCGAGCCGACATCAGCCGATCCTTGATGAGCGGAGATGCGACGCTCGTACTTATTCCGTCTTCTGAGGGGCCGCTAATCAATCCGGTAGGCCGCGATGATATCGGGCGAATATTAGCGGTCAGCAAACGGAGTAGTGGCGACCCCGCGCAGGAAGCTATGAGTGTCGCCCGTAAGCTCGACGGAGTCGTCGACAGTCTCGACGCCGAAGGTCAGCAGAAAATCTCGGCGACGCTTGAGGGGGTGGTGGAGCAGACCGCTGAATGGGAAAAGACCGCCTCACGCCTGACAAGGTCAATCAAACCTCGCAGCATTCGAATGGTGGCGGACGGAATCTCGGGCGCCGGACGAACAGCCGAGCGACTTAGCAGGTCAATTGAATCCGCTGACGGCGATGTCGCCCGCGCACGAGCAAGAATTCGCAGTTTTGGGGAAGGTGCTGACAATTTTTCCCGATCGTTGGAAGAGGCCCGTCCGTCGATCCAGCAGACGTCCCGGCAGTTGCGCCAATCAGAGAAAACTATTCGCGGCATCCGAGCCAACGTCGCGACCGGAAAGGACACCATCGAGGATATTCTGCCAGATGGAAAATGA
- a CDS encoding efflux transporter outer membrane subunit: protein MRTAYLPILAVLALGGCTVGPNYKGPVPLPAIAKPGETFVRASQSTSSNQPALAQWWTALNDPVLNTLEARALAGNPGLEAARARIAQARQNVRFERADRLPAGSVQGRYVYADLPGLDLEQGGGSTSGPPTSPPTGDEDSEAGTTIDFFNLGLNANWEIDVWGGKRRSAEAASAQLGAAVANEADAQVQLTAEIAQAYTNVRERQHRLASLRLASDADRTLLDLAEQRFRRGATTAFEVEKTKTQLRATNADIEKVQGELEVYLNALSALTGAAPGVVDPLLAPLGSIPLPPASVEIGDPASLIARRPDIRAAERNLAAATARIGVVEAARLPKISFMGILGIGGASPGDLFDLGNMSKIALPQIEWGLLDFGRSLARLRQTRSARDEAEAQYRQAVLTALQDAESSLSRFGRQRQSVAELAEIKASADRSAALMRQRYNVGAASLREALEADRQSLEAGRNLVAATAALTGSFIAVQKSLGLGWQQPPSPGRGDTGR, encoded by the coding sequence ATGCGCACCGCCTACCTCCCCATCCTCGCCGTGCTGGCCCTTGGCGGCTGCACTGTCGGTCCAAACTACAAAGGTCCCGTGCCCCTTCCTGCCATCGCGAAACCGGGCGAGACTTTCGTTCGCGCCTCCCAGTCCACTTCGTCGAACCAGCCGGCACTGGCGCAATGGTGGACTGCGCTCAACGATCCCGTCCTCAATACACTTGAGGCTAGGGCGCTGGCCGGCAATCCGGGACTGGAAGCCGCTCGCGCGAGAATTGCGCAGGCTCGGCAAAACGTCCGTTTCGAGCGCGCGGATCGACTCCCGGCGGGCTCTGTACAGGGAAGATATGTCTACGCCGACTTGCCGGGTCTCGATCTCGAGCAGGGTGGCGGCTCGACGTCGGGACCGCCAACCTCGCCACCGACCGGCGACGAGGATTCGGAAGCAGGAACAACGATCGACTTTTTCAATCTCGGCCTCAACGCAAATTGGGAAATCGACGTTTGGGGTGGCAAGCGGCGATCGGCCGAGGCAGCGTCCGCCCAGCTTGGCGCGGCCGTCGCCAATGAGGCCGACGCCCAGGTCCAGCTAACTGCTGAAATCGCCCAAGCCTACACGAACGTTCGCGAACGACAGCATCGTCTGGCTTCGTTGAGACTGGCCTCCGATGCTGATCGGACGCTTCTCGATCTGGCCGAGCAACGGTTTCGTCGAGGCGCGACCACCGCATTTGAAGTCGAAAAAACCAAAACTCAACTCAGGGCGACCAACGCCGACATCGAGAAGGTTCAGGGCGAACTCGAGGTCTATCTCAACGCGCTTTCGGCGCTGACCGGCGCAGCACCCGGCGTTGTGGATCCTTTGCTGGCTCCACTCGGCTCGATCCCTCTGCCCCCGGCCTCGGTCGAAATAGGAGACCCCGCGTCGCTGATCGCCCGTCGGCCGGACATTCGTGCTGCCGAGCGCAACCTTGCAGCCGCGACTGCCAGGATTGGCGTTGTCGAGGCTGCACGGCTTCCAAAGATCAGCTTTATGGGAATTTTGGGAATAGGCGGAGCTTCACCGGGCGACCTCTTCGACTTGGGTAACATGAGCAAGATAGCCTTGCCGCAAATTGAGTGGGGATTGCTGGATTTCGGCCGCAGCCTGGCGCGTCTTCGACAAACCCGATCAGCGCGGGACGAAGCTGAGGCCCAGTATCGACAAGCCGTCTTGACCGCGCTCCAGGACGCGGAATCGTCGCTCTCGCGGTTCGGGCGCCAGCGGCAGTCGGTTGCCGAGTTGGCAGAAATCAAAGCGTCCGCCGACCGAAGCGCTGCTTTGATGCGACAACGGTACAACGTTGGAGCTGCCTCGCTCCGCGAAGCGCTCGAGGCGGACCGGCAGAGCCTCGAGGCCGGGCGCAATCTTGTCGCAGCAACGGCTGCGCTCACCGGTAGCTTCATTGCTGTTCAGAAATCACTGGGCCTTGGCTGGCAGCAGCCGCCATCCCCCGGCAGAGGCGACACAGGACGGTAA
- a CDS encoding MDR family MFS transporter: MPIGKTAAREERADLSAWLAVAAGSLGALLATLDVSIVNSALPTIQGEIGATGTEGTWIATSFLVAEIIIIPLSAWLERLLGLRTLLFVAVTLFTGFSILCGVADDLTTMIIGRAGQGITAGALIPTAMTIVATRLPPHQQPIGMALFGVTVILGPVLGPLIGGWLTENLSWHYAFFVNVPVCIVLLLLLWLGLPHQRPDWSYVREGDWFGIAGLILGLGGLTVVLEEGHREEWFESPLIIQLTLMTLVGFALLLVGQKYARRPVLKLSLIFTRQFGSIVIMALVVGMALYGTIYVIPQFLALISDYNALQTGYVIALMGLPALFLMPIVPFLITRIDIRLAVGSGLLLMAISCWITTNLTTEAGGGAFTAGQILRGVGMIFTMLFLNQGAIAAVSKEDAGDASGIFNAARNLGGSFALAALATIQDQRLWHHSRRMEESLSANSWSVQDYLTGIQAGLGSAEAAIRTLAGSIQQQAFVMTYNDIFFVMTVVIVLSIPLVLFLRPLPKGMSLSMH, encoded by the coding sequence ATCCCCATCGGCAAGACTGCAGCTCGGGAGGAACGGGCTGATCTAAGCGCTTGGTTGGCAGTGGCAGCTGGCAGCCTAGGTGCCTTGCTTGCTACGCTCGACGTCTCGATCGTCAACTCAGCCTTGCCGACCATCCAGGGTGAGATCGGCGCGACAGGCACCGAAGGCACCTGGATCGCGACCTCGTTCCTCGTTGCCGAAATCATTATTATCCCGCTCAGCGCGTGGCTGGAGCGCTTGCTCGGACTGCGAACGCTGCTGTTCGTCGCGGTGACACTGTTCACCGGTTTTTCAATCCTGTGCGGAGTCGCGGACGATCTCACCACGATGATCATCGGCCGTGCAGGGCAAGGCATCACCGCCGGCGCCTTGATCCCCACCGCCATGACGATCGTTGCGACCCGACTCCCGCCCCATCAGCAACCGATCGGCATGGCGCTGTTCGGCGTGACCGTCATCTTGGGGCCTGTCCTGGGTCCGCTGATCGGGGGCTGGCTGACGGAAAATCTCAGCTGGCATTACGCATTCTTTGTCAACGTTCCGGTGTGCATCGTTTTGCTTCTGCTGTTGTGGCTTGGCCTCCCCCATCAACGTCCGGACTGGAGTTATGTGCGCGAGGGCGACTGGTTTGGCATAGCCGGGCTCATTCTGGGTCTGGGTGGCCTCACCGTCGTGCTAGAGGAAGGCCATCGCGAAGAATGGTTTGAATCGCCTCTCATCATTCAATTGACGCTGATGACGCTCGTCGGATTCGCGCTTCTGCTGGTTGGCCAGAAATATGCGCGACGACCGGTCCTCAAGCTCAGTCTCATCTTCACCAGGCAATTCGGCAGTATCGTGATCATGGCGCTGGTGGTCGGCATGGCGCTCTACGGCACCATCTACGTCATCCCGCAATTCCTTGCCCTCATCTCCGACTACAACGCCCTACAGACCGGGTACGTAATCGCGCTGATGGGCTTGCCGGCGCTGTTCCTGATGCCGATCGTGCCTTTCCTCATCACCCGGATCGATATTCGGCTCGCGGTGGGCAGTGGTTTGCTGCTGATGGCGATCAGCTGCTGGATCACCACCAATCTGACGACCGAGGCCGGCGGCGGCGCATTCACGGCCGGTCAGATCCTGCGCGGAGTCGGCATGATCTTCACCATGCTGTTTCTCAATCAGGGGGCGATCGCGGCGGTGTCGAAGGAAGATGCCGGGGACGCATCGGGCATCTTCAACGCCGCCCGAAACCTTGGCGGTTCCTTTGCGCTGGCAGCGCTTGCGACCATTCAGGATCAGCGTCTCTGGCATCATAGCCGCCGGATGGAGGAATCTCTCTCCGCCAACAGCTGGTCCGTGCAGGACTATCTGACGGGTATTCAGGCCGGTCTCGGCAGTGCCGAAGCCGCTATTCGGACACTCGCGGGTTCCATCCAGCAGCAGGCCTTCGTCATGACCTACAATGACATATTTTTTGTCATGACCGTCGTCATCGTCCTGTCCATTCCACTCGTCCTTTTCCTGCGTCCGCTGCCCAAGGGCATGTCGCTTTCCATGCACTGA
- a CDS encoding HlyD family secretion protein, with translation MDANENSAAGSERKSPLRSRNVRIALLVVALAAIAFGIWWYLDYESRGKYLQSTNDAFVQADSVVVAPKIGGYIDRVFVDENQTVRAGQPLALLDARDYRAQSSQIQAQIEASRATADTVRAQVGEQQAALSQAQAQLNAAQSDVAFASEQVARFEPLARTGAESRERLSQLRNQLRQAQAQAATRRAAVLAAQRRFGTLDAQIEQALSQARAGEAQLRAADVNVQSTTIRASIAGRVGDLAVRVGQFVQPGTRLMTLVPVDKIYVEANFKETQVGLMRVGQPVTIKVDALPGIELTGKIASFAPGTGAQFSILPPQNATGNFTKIVQRIPVRVAIDASPEVRRLLAPGMSVHVTADTRSARGELDRIRKAQEARR, from the coding sequence ATGGATGCGAACGAAAATTCTGCCGCCGGGTCTGAGCGCAAGTCTCCGCTGCGCTCGAGAAATGTCCGGATCGCGCTGCTGGTTGTGGCTTTGGCAGCCATCGCTTTCGGAATCTGGTGGTATCTCGACTACGAATCTCGCGGAAAGTATCTGCAAAGCACCAACGATGCGTTTGTTCAGGCGGATTCGGTCGTCGTCGCTCCCAAGATAGGTGGCTATATCGATCGCGTCTTTGTCGACGAGAACCAGACCGTCCGCGCCGGCCAGCCCCTCGCGCTGCTCGATGCGCGCGATTACCGGGCCCAGTCGTCGCAGATCCAGGCCCAAATCGAAGCGTCGCGCGCGACCGCTGACACTGTTCGCGCTCAGGTTGGGGAGCAGCAGGCAGCCTTGTCTCAGGCGCAGGCGCAGTTGAATGCAGCGCAATCGGACGTCGCCTTCGCGAGCGAACAGGTCGCGCGCTTCGAGCCGTTGGCTCGGACCGGCGCGGAGTCGCGCGAGCGGCTTAGCCAGCTGCGAAATCAGCTCCGGCAGGCCCAGGCGCAGGCAGCGACGCGCCGGGCGGCTGTTTTGGCGGCGCAACGCCGCTTCGGCACGCTCGACGCCCAGATCGAGCAGGCGCTCTCGCAGGCCCGGGCGGGCGAGGCGCAGCTGAGGGCCGCCGATGTCAATGTGCAGAGTACGACGATCCGGGCCAGCATCGCCGGCCGGGTCGGGGACCTGGCTGTGCGCGTGGGTCAATTTGTTCAGCCAGGCACGCGGCTGATGACCTTGGTGCCGGTCGACAAAATCTACGTCGAAGCCAACTTCAAGGAGACGCAGGTCGGGCTCATGCGGGTCGGGCAGCCGGTGACCATCAAGGTCGATGCCCTTCCAGGCATTGAGCTGACCGGAAAAATTGCAAGCTTCGCGCCGGGAACGGGGGCTCAGTTCTCAATTCTCCCGCCGCAAAACGCGACCGGCAACTTCACCAAGATCGTGCAGCGGATCCCGGTTCGGGTGGCCATCGACGCCTCGCCTGAAGTCCGGCGGCTGCTGGCGCCCGGCATGTCGGTGCACGTCACTGCCGATACTCGTTCGGCTCGCGGCGAGTTGGATCGGATCCGTAAGGCGCAAGAAGCGAGAAGGTAA
- a CDS encoding MarR family winged helix-turn-helix transcriptional regulator: MEPHKLISVSKQFAWVYLRLQRLIDRNLSRHGASLAKIRLLAFLEDGPKRSTDIASFFGQAPRTVTQAIDALEAAGHLRRMPVPGDRRTKLLELTAEGRAMLGRAQPLYEAILSRTMGALSEDELNKFADMLTKVEAAVDLIEPASK, translated from the coding sequence ATGGAACCTCACAAACTAATTTCCGTTTCGAAACAGTTCGCTTGGGTTTATCTGCGCCTGCAGCGCCTCATCGACCGCAACCTTTCTCGACACGGCGCTTCGCTGGCCAAGATCCGTCTCCTTGCATTCCTCGAAGATGGCCCGAAGCGCTCAACGGACATTGCGTCATTCTTCGGCCAGGCGCCCCGCACCGTGACGCAGGCGATTGACGCTCTCGAAGCTGCCGGACACTTACGGCGTATGCCGGTTCCCGGCGACCGCCGCACCAAACTTCTCGAGCTGACGGCAGAGGGTCGAGCCATGCTCGGGCGGGCCCAGCCGCTCTACGAAGCGATACTTTCGCGGACCATGGGCGCACTGTCGGAGGACGAGCTCAATAAATTTGCTGATATGCTGACCAAGGTCGAAGCGGCGGTCGACCTGATTGAACCTGCCTCGAAGTGA
- a CDS encoding ABC1 kinase family protein, which yields MRERDRFAQLVTLLGRHGMRGLSAKLGFGSPDDGQFVDARPDAVVALLRDIGPVGVKFGQILAMRSDLLGPQWINALSTLQDRVPAVPFEEIAPAVEDAIGGDLDSYFSSFDREPLAAASIAQVHAATMLDGRSVIVKIRRPGIGAIVDADLRLLRRFARTAANRIPELARLKPDELLSQFAESLDREMDLSAEGRSSDSIGAFLAPLGVRTASFEWELSGRRVNVQQRLIGTPATDLDRAREAGVDLQAVARTYAQAILRSIIFHGQFHADPHPGNVILLQDGSLGFIDFGAVGTLLPRRRDQLVQLALSIASDDVAGVADILMIWAGDPEVDRDRLEFALGELIDSFKDVVLSNVDLSKIFEQVFRLLREFQLALPPDLALVLRTLLTAEGFVRRLDPAFNIADELAPVARELIAERTSLITLKKEAKKIGVALARATLSTPEIIGQIDKFARTGKIPVTISATDLQILSRAFEKKPASNPGVIPAALLISAAILSSDWPVLAVCSAAAGALMILRTWIHRNS from the coding sequence ATGCGGGAGCGTGATCGCTTCGCGCAGCTCGTCACACTTCTCGGGCGGCACGGGATGCGCGGTCTGAGCGCAAAACTAGGTTTTGGCTCACCAGACGATGGGCAGTTCGTCGATGCCCGCCCCGATGCGGTCGTCGCGCTGCTCAGGGATATCGGACCGGTTGGCGTCAAGTTTGGACAAATCCTCGCCATGCGCAGCGATTTGCTCGGCCCTCAGTGGATCAACGCCCTGTCAACCTTGCAGGACCGCGTTCCGGCCGTTCCCTTTGAGGAGATCGCTCCGGCGGTTGAGGATGCGATCGGCGGTGATCTGGACAGCTACTTCTCGAGCTTCGACCGGGAGCCGCTTGCCGCCGCGTCAATCGCACAGGTTCATGCCGCGACGATGCTCGACGGGCGATCGGTCATCGTCAAAATTCGCCGTCCCGGCATCGGCGCGATCGTCGACGCCGACCTCCGGCTGTTGCGCAGGTTTGCCCGAACGGCCGCAAACCGCATCCCCGAACTCGCCAGGCTCAAGCCCGATGAACTACTCAGTCAATTCGCTGAGAGCCTGGACCGCGAAATGGACCTGTCGGCCGAAGGGCGATCAAGCGATTCCATTGGCGCATTTCTCGCCCCCTTAGGCGTCCGTACGGCTTCTTTTGAATGGGAGTTGAGTGGAAGGCGCGTCAACGTCCAGCAGCGATTGATCGGTACGCCTGCGACAGATCTTGATCGTGCGCGTGAGGCCGGGGTCGATTTACAGGCCGTAGCGCGCACTTACGCACAGGCGATCTTGCGGTCGATCATCTTCCACGGGCAGTTCCATGCCGACCCGCATCCGGGCAATGTGATTTTGCTGCAAGACGGGTCGCTTGGTTTCATCGATTTTGGCGCGGTTGGTACGCTTTTGCCGCGGCGGCGTGATCAACTGGTCCAGCTCGCCCTTTCTATCGCGTCCGACGATGTTGCCGGGGTAGCAGACATCCTGATGATCTGGGCGGGGGATCCTGAAGTGGATCGGGACCGGCTGGAGTTCGCGCTGGGCGAATTGATCGATAGCTTCAAGGATGTTGTGCTCTCGAACGTCGATCTTTCCAAAATCTTCGAGCAGGTCTTCCGTCTGCTGCGGGAGTTTCAGCTGGCATTGCCGCCAGATCTTGCTCTCGTACTACGAACGTTATTGACCGCCGAAGGGTTCGTTCGTCGACTGGACCCGGCGTTCAATATCGCTGATGAACTGGCGCCGGTCGCACGAGAGCTGATCGCCGAACGAACGAGCCTTATCACGCTCAAGAAGGAAGCAAAGAAGATCGGAGTGGCCTTAGCGCGTGCAACGCTGAGCACTCCGGAAATCATCGGGCAAATCGATAAATTCGCTCGCACTGGAAAAATACCCGTGACCATTTCCGCGACCGATCTTCAAATCCTTTCGCGGGCCTTTGAAAAAAAGCCAGCGAGCAATCCAGGCGTGATACCGGCAGCACTGTTGATTTCGGCTGCGATTCTCTCATCTGATTGGCCAGTTTTGGCTGTTTGCAGCGCAGCTGCCGGCGCGCTGATGATATTGCGAACATGGATACATCGCAATTCCTAG
- a CDS encoding HigA family addiction module antitoxin, with translation MSQTDGPLPAHPGSLLRATLKDLDCPKAVAARLLKISRQTLYEIIGEKQAITPSVALRVAKLTGTRPQMWLDMQQVHDLALARTQSRNLLKNVPQLEERW, from the coding sequence ATGAGCCAGACGGACGGACCCTTGCCAGCCCACCCGGGATCACTTCTCCGAGCAACGCTCAAAGACCTCGATTGTCCGAAAGCGGTAGCAGCTCGGCTCCTCAAGATTTCTCGCCAAACGCTCTATGAAATTATCGGAGAGAAGCAGGCGATTACGCCCAGCGTAGCGCTAAGAGTGGCTAAACTGACAGGGACAAGACCCCAGATGTGGCTAGATATGCAGCAGGTGCATGATTTGGCACTTGCCCGGACCCAAAGCCGCAATTTGCTCAAAAATGTGCCCCAACTTGAAGAACGTTGGTGA
- a CDS encoding CAP domain-containing protein yields MSVRRLLVLLCVAAAAMPLPAASIGDSAFAERILALHNRERAAVGAPPLQWDPLLAESAASYGPTLMSLGRLVHSPRATRPGQRENLAMASTGYLSDQQLAGMWVAEKHHFAPGLFPHVSRTGNWEDVAHYTQMVWKGTTHVGCALYRGGGNDYLICRYSPPGNADGKPVY; encoded by the coding sequence ATGAGCGTTCGCCGCCTCCTCGTCCTGCTGTGCGTTGCCGCCGCGGCCATGCCGCTGCCGGCGGCGAGCATCGGCGATTCGGCGTTCGCCGAGCGTATCCTCGCGCTGCACAATCGCGAGCGGGCCGCGGTCGGCGCGCCGCCGCTGCAATGGGACCCGCTGCTGGCCGAATCCGCCGCGTCCTACGGGCCGACGCTGATGAGCCTCGGCCGGCTGGTCCATTCGCCGCGTGCGACCCGCCCGGGCCAGCGCGAGAACCTCGCCATGGCCTCGACCGGCTATCTGAGCGACCAGCAATTGGCCGGAATGTGGGTGGCGGAGAAGCACCATTTCGCGCCCGGACTGTTTCCACACGTCAGCCGCACCGGCAATTGGGAGGACGTCGCCCACTATACCCAGATGGTGTGGAAGGGCACGACCCATGTCGGCTGCGCGCTCTATCGCGGTGGCGGCAACGATTACCTGATCTGCCGCTACTCGCCCCCCGGCAACGCCGACGGCAAGCCGGTTTACTAG
- a CDS encoding gamma carbonic anhydrase family protein has product MACFAIDGAAPTFGEGAWAAPSADLIGDVRLGARASVWFGAVIRADNTPILIGAGSNIQDGAIGHSDPGFPLTVGANVTVGHQAILHGCTVHDGALVGMGAKILNGAVIGARCLVGAGALVTEGKNFEPGMLIVGSPARAIRPLTAGELAGLELSALHYADKAAHYAAELRLQR; this is encoded by the coding sequence ATGGCATGTTTCGCGATCGACGGCGCCGCGCCCACCTTTGGCGAAGGCGCCTGGGCCGCGCCGAGCGCCGACCTCATCGGCGACGTCCGCCTCGGCGCGCGGGCGAGCGTGTGGTTCGGGGCGGTGATCCGCGCCGACAACACCCCGATCCTCATCGGCGCCGGAAGCAACATCCAGGACGGGGCCATCGGCCACAGCGATCCCGGCTTCCCGCTCACCGTCGGCGCCAACGTCACCGTCGGCCACCAGGCGATCCTCCACGGCTGCACGGTGCACGACGGCGCGCTGGTCGGCATGGGCGCCAAGATCCTCAACGGCGCGGTGATCGGTGCGCGCTGCCTGGTCGGCGCCGGGGCGCTGGTCACCGAGGGCAAGAACTTCGAACCCGGCATGCTGATCGTCGGCTCCCCGGCGCGCGCCATCCGGCCGCTCACCGCCGGCGAGCTCGCCGGGCTCGAGCTGTCGGCCCTCCATTACGCCGACAAGGCCGCGCATTATGCCGCCGAGCTCAGGTTACAGCGCTGA
- a CDS encoding pirin family protein, with product MISIRSFASLGHADHGWLDARHHFSFASYHDPDRMGWGRIRVWNDDRIAAKSGFPPHPHRDMEIITYVRSGAISHRDSLGNEGRTAAGDVQVMSAGTGVVHSEFNLEDEETTLFQIWIESDRPGAAPGWAAMPFPKDARDGRFVTLASGDPDDGTPTIHADARLLGATLRPGETIALDCDPKRHLYLVASAPVTVNGVAAGARDGVAIGGESRIDVTAGDAAAELVLIDAR from the coding sequence ATGATCAGCATCCGCTCCTTCGCCTCGCTCGGCCACGCCGACCATGGCTGGCTCGACGCCCGCCACCATTTCAGCTTCGCCAGCTATCACGATCCCGACCGCATGGGCTGGGGCCGAATCCGCGTGTGGAACGACGATAGGATCGCGGCGAAAAGCGGCTTTCCGCCCCACCCGCACCGCGACATGGAGATCATCACCTACGTCCGCTCGGGCGCGATCAGCCACCGCGATTCGCTCGGCAACGAGGGCCGCACCGCCGCCGGCGACGTCCAGGTGATGAGCGCCGGCACCGGGGTCGTCCACAGCGAGTTCAACCTCGAGGACGAGGAAACGACGCTGTTCCAGATCTGGATCGAAAGCGACCGTCCGGGCGCCGCTCCGGGCTGGGCGGCGATGCCCTTCCCCAAGGATGCGCGCGACGGACGCTTCGTCACCCTCGCCAGCGGCGATCCGGACGACGGCACCCCGACCATTCACGCCGACGCAAGGCTGCTCGGCGCAACGCTGCGCCCGGGCGAGACCATCGCGCTCGATTGCGATCCGAAGCGGCACCTCTATCTGGTCGCCAGCGCGCCGGTCACGGTCAACGGCGTCGCCGCCGGAGCGCGCGACGGAGTCGCGATCGGCGGCGAGTCGCGGATCGACGTGACGGCGGGGGATGCCGCGGCCGAGCTGGTGCTGATCGACGCGCGCTAG
- a CDS encoding DNA-3-methyladenine glycosylase family protein: MVRTAASIRAAVDELARRERAFAGVVERLGHPEPRVSETGAQTLLRTIVGQQVSVAAARSMWGKLTARYGDPVDLAALIDADDTDLREAGLSRQKAGYARSLAGLVRSGELDLAELPADDEEAIAHLTRIKGIGRWSAEIYLLFAEGRPDAFPAGDLAVQIELGRLLGLAERPSEQAMRERAEAWRPHRGAAAILAWHSYNSVGTAL, encoded by the coding sequence ATGGTGCGCACCGCCGCATCGATCCGCGCCGCGGTCGATGAACTGGCGCGGCGCGAGCGGGCGTTCGCCGGGGTGGTCGAGCGGCTCGGCCATCCCGAGCCGCGGGTCAGCGAGACCGGCGCGCAGACATTGCTGCGGACGATCGTCGGCCAGCAGGTCAGCGTCGCCGCGGCGCGATCGATGTGGGGCAAGCTCACCGCCCGCTACGGCGACCCGGTCGACCTGGCGGCGCTGATCGACGCCGACGACACGGATTTGCGCGAGGCCGGCCTGTCGCGGCAGAAGGCGGGCTATGCGCGCAGCCTCGCCGGGCTGGTGCGATCGGGCGAGCTCGACCTCGCCGAGCTCCCGGCCGACGACGAGGAGGCGATCGCCCATCTCACCCGGATCAAGGGCATCGGCCGGTGGTCGGCGGAGATCTATTTGCTGTTCGCGGAAGGTCGGCCCGACGCCTTTCCGGCCGGCGACCTGGCGGTGCAGATCGAGCTCGGCCGGCTGCTCGGCCTCGCCGAACGGCCGTCGGAACAGGCAATGCGCGAGCGGGCCGAGGCGTGGCGCCCGCATCGCGGAGCGGCCGCGATCCTCGCCTGGCACAGCTATAATTCGGTCGGCACCGCGCTTTAG
- the rlmB gene encoding 23S rRNA (guanosine(2251)-2'-O)-methyltransferase RlmB: MARKNKSRGGHNPNRPRLWGKHAVAAALDNPERRVLKAWATRDAAGFMQFPPGLPLVIAEAPDLGRMVPADAPHQGVVIEVEPLEDLWLGDVLAEAPERAVLLVLDQVTDPHNVGAILRSAAAFGAIGIVTQDRHSPPESGALAKAASGALERMPWVRVVNLARALEEIAEAGFWRIGLAGEAKDDLKTALGPPRVALVLGAEGPGMRSNTREHCDALARLPIGGGMESLNVSNAAAVALYAASIA, translated from the coding sequence ATGGCCCGGAAGAACAAGAGCCGCGGGGGGCACAACCCCAATCGCCCCCGATTGTGGGGCAAGCATGCGGTCGCCGCAGCGCTCGACAATCCCGAGCGGCGGGTGCTGAAGGCGTGGGCGACGCGCGACGCGGCCGGATTTATGCAATTCCCGCCCGGGCTGCCGCTGGTCATCGCCGAGGCGCCCGACCTGGGGCGGATGGTGCCGGCCGACGCGCCGCACCAGGGCGTGGTGATCGAGGTCGAGCCGCTCGAGGATCTATGGCTCGGCGACGTGCTCGCCGAGGCACCCGAACGCGCCGTGCTGCTGGTTCTCGACCAGGTCACCGACCCGCACAATGTCGGCGCGATCCTGCGCTCGGCGGCGGCGTTTGGGGCAATCGGGATCGTCACCCAGGACCGCCATTCGCCGCCCGAGAGCGGGGCGCTGGCCAAGGCCGCATCGGGCGCGCTCGAGCGCATGCCGTGGGTGCGCGTGGTCAACCTCGCCCGGGCGCTGGAGGAGATCGCCGAGGCCGGCTTCTGGCGGATCGGCCTGGCCGGCGAGGCCAAGGACGACCTCAAGACCGCGCTCGGCCCGCCGCGGGTCGCCCTGGTGCTCGGCGCGGAAGGACCGGGCATGCGCAGCAACACCCGCGAGCATTGCGACGCACTGGCGCGGCTGCCGATCGGCGGCGGGATGGAGAGTCTCAACGTGTCCAACGCCGCGGCGGTCGCGCTCTACGCGGCCAGCATCGCCTGA